Within the Setaria viridis chromosome 3, Setaria_viridis_v4.0, whole genome shotgun sequence genome, the region TTTCCTTTTGATTCCGGAATGCAGCTGTCGGAAGAAGAGAAATTTGGTTTGCCAACAGCTAAAAATGTTGCTTCCTTGTATATGCTATTAAGAGTTTTGAGATTATCATTTGATTGCTATTACTTAGTTTTGAGATTGAGCtgtatttttattttgattttttagaaaaGAATGAGCTGCCTAAGAGTTTTTCTTATTtaccaaaaataagaagaagaGTTTTTCTTATTCTCTACACAAACAACAGGGCTAGGAAAATGTAAAAGAGCAAATAAACTGCTAGACAAGGCACAGGGTATAATTGATTGAACAGATGAACTAACCTTGTGCACCAATTCTTTGGAGATCTTGTTGGTACATGCCATGTGAGATGCACAGCTGCTGACATAGCTGCTAAGCAATCTAATGGTTAGTATAATATTGTGTCTGACCCATAAGGTTATGTAAATAAGATAAAGCTTCTACGGCTCTACCTCTCCTTGCGTTCTTTGACCGTATTACGCGTTTTATTGCCATTTTTAAAATGGCAAGTGTTTGCATACTGCACACTTTTCAGGAACTGCAGAGAATTTCGGTCAGCTCTAGCTAGCCTCACACGCATAATAGGTGTCCATTTTGATTTCTGACCACATGAAATGTTTTCAGAAAAATATTCCTGCAAAATTTATTTGCAACGattgactttttttttccatggaAATTGAAGACGTGTGCATTGCAGAAATTGGTTAGTTCGTATGGGAAATAATTGCGAATACGAGTAATCAATATTTTCTGAAGTGGGAACAGCTGGAGCAACTATGGCATAGTAGGGGAGGACAGGGACATGAGTTAATCAGCAATCAGCTGTAGATGTCATGATTAATTCTAGAGTTTTGCATGCAGCAGACTCCTATTGGATAAGAATGAATCATTTGGCCACGGTACATTTGATCTTGATGGCTCGTCCCCCTTGCTTAAATTTCAAGTGAATTTGTATCTTTTCAGGCCAATTATATAGTTAGGCTGAACCATGGCCAATGAGCTGTGATCATGAAAGGATAGAAAAATAACATGCTGGCCTGGCTAAATTTCTTGTAACAGCTACTCACGATCCAGTTGGTTGCATTGCACGCCACCCAAATGGAAAATTTAATTCGTGCTTTGTATATAACCATTGAACCGACGATTTCAAAAATCCTGAACATTTGAACAGGTAAAATAAAATCTGCTCTTACAAATTCAGGATGTAAAATGCGTACGTACATGTATACCTCTCCGTACGCGCGCACTTTACACAGTTTTTATATGAAAAAATTTTGGGTACGAACTTGCACGGGTCCCTGTCGGCAACTTCCACGTGCCACACGAACCCCAGTTGGGCGACCAAACTGGACGTTTTTTTTTGGCACTATTCATTTACTGGAAAAATCTGTTTATGGGCTCCAACCAACCTCTCCCTGAAATATCTTTTCTTGCCGTACTTGGAAACCTTTCATagactgtatttttttttttggggtaaAGATAAGATGCCAACACGGCATTTCTATCGGGGGTGTGTGTCTTAAAAAGGTCAATGCAAGGAGAAAGCAGGCAGAGAAAGAAAGCGTATTGGGTTATCAGCGTAGATTCTGGCCACGTCACTACCAGCACACGTGTACTTTGCAGTTGCAAATTTGTAATGCAATGACTTGTCAAACTCTACAAAATTGTTTCACATGACATCATTcgtttttcctttcttttttacaTAGAGTGCCATGGTGAAATCATTTACCTTGGAGCCTCCCAGCTAGCTAGGCAGAATCAAACCAAACGTGCTGGGACCTGGATGTCGTAGTAGACTCGTAGTGACAAAAACAATTACAAAAAATTTGAGAATCACAAATATATACTACTATAAGTATACCTTATACTAAAAAATTCAAATCGACAACGCTCATGAACTTGGCTTACTCCACTAATCAGAAATACAAATTGACGATCAGCTGCCATCGTACTCGCATTTATATTTTATAGAGACACTAGTCAGAGCTAAGAGTTGATTAAGAGACCTGATTACCATCCTAACCATGTACACAAGCTGCCGTAGATTCTCCTTCCATCCTTCGCAGTGTACGCGTTGCTTGCCAATCAAAGCTTTGGAATTTACTAGTCCGGCTTGATCCTCCGCGCACCGTATAAAGACACAAGCACCATCGGCACGCCATCCAAGAACAGCAGCAGCGAGGACTCTTCCGTCTTCCCCCAATCCTGTCCAAAGAATCTCCTCTGCTCGAGCTCAACAAgcaaggggagagaggagaggcggcggccggcggggagctGCAGAGGCCTGCAGCCCGCGCGAGGAGCAGCTAGCTCCATCCCCCCCGAGCTCCCGCCGGCGAACGGCGCGGTAAAAGGCGCGCCTTTGTCGCTGGTGCCTCGCGGGGCCGCGCGCGGGCCGACGGGGTTcgagggggcggccggcgggatgGGCGGCGGGGTCCGGGCGCTGATGCGCCGGAAGCAGGTGGACTCCGAGCGGGCGCGCCCCGGCGGCAGCAGCCACCAGCTCCGCAAGGAGCTCTCCGTTATCCAGCTCGTCACCATCGGTAGAGGCCTCTCTTCGAGCTCTtgcttcttcagttcttccTTTGAGCTTTGTTTGGTTTATTTTTAGTGGATCTTTGCTGGGATTTTGTCGGAATCTGGAAAGACGCGAGCTTTGCTCTGCTGCGTCTTTTGTGCTTGGATCCTGGTGCTTCTCTGCATTAGAACCTGTTGTGTTTTTGtgaattagttttttttaatcagAGTGAACGACGCAGGTTATATAGCTATGAGTTGCTGAATTCGAGAGCTGTTCGTACTGAACTAGAGCTAGATTTATGTTACTCTGAGATTACACTTAGAAAGTTTTCAGTTCATGTTTCATTGATTCTTACTCATGAGCAAGGGTTGAAAggaatctgaattctgaaatggATACTGCTTTTTCTAGTTCTTGGTGTACCTGTTCGACTTGGTAGTTGTTGGGTCAGTGGTGGGTGGTTTCCCATTTGGCCTCTTGGGCTCTTACTGTTCCTGACATTTTTATCCCGATTATGTAAATGCCCATGGTGCATCACTTATGCTAATCATGTAAATCATCTAGCTCATAAAGCAGCGCAAGCCGCAAGTTGTAGAAATGTTAACATGATTTTGATATCCGCTAAGTGTTTTCCGCAATTTTGTAGACCTATGCGGGGATGGCTCGTTTGCTGGACTAACTATTTTAGGCCAAAAAGATCATCTGTCTTTATTACTAATTGTAGTATCTCATTAATGGAAGTGTTGATCATGGTGCCTGTGTTATCCTGTTATGCCTCAGGTGTCGGTTCAACGATTGGAGCTGGGGTGTATGTTCTTGTTGGGACAGTTGCTCGGGAGCATTCTGGGCCAGCATTGACTCTTTCATTTCTGATAGCTGGAATAGCCGCTGCACTTTCAGCGTTCTGTTATGCAGAGCTTGCTAGCCGTTGCCCGTCTGCAGGAAGTGCCTACCATTATTCATACATCTGCGTTGGCGAAGGGTAATTTACTGATATGATGGAGTTAACATTGTTCATTTCGAGCATGTCTTGTGCTGTTGAGTTGCTGTTCTGTGCTCACATTCTTCAATTTTTCATTACCCAGAGTTGCATGGTTGATTGGTTGGGCTCTGATACTGGAATATACAATTGGTGGATCAGCTGTTGCCCGTGGCATATCTCCCAATTTAGTAAGTGGGACTTCCCCTGCATCTGACTTGTTCACATGGCACATTGATCAATGGTTGAATTTCCATATCTATCTTTACAAACAGTAAAAGTATTAACCCTTGTTTTCAGGCCCTATTTTTCGGAGGATCTGATAGTCTGCCATGGATCTTAGCACGCCATGAGATCCCATGGCTTGATGTTGTTGTTGATCCTTGTGCTGCATTCCTGGTATTCCTTGTAACTGGTCTGCTATGCGTGGGGATCAAAGAGGTTGCTACATTCTCTGATTCAGCAATAGCTATCAACTCCGTCTCCAACAATATGATCTCTGATCTTTCCTCTGTGGTTTTTTTATCCAGAGTTCATTTGTGCAAGGAGTTGTGACAGTCCTGAATTGCTTTGTGATGCTATTTGTTATTATAGCCGGTAGTTACATCGGCTTTCAAACAGGATGGGTTGGCTACAAGGTTGCTGGCGGGTAATGCTAAAAATCCTGATActttggtttctttttttttctcaagccCGCAGGTAGGGCACTTACACAGTTATACTACATTGATTTCAGATTTTTCCCTTATGGAGCGAATGGAATGCTTGCTGGGTCAGCAACTGTCTTCTTTGCCTACATAGGCTTCGATTCAGTTGCCAGCACTGCTGAGGAGGTTAGGAGACGTCATGTTTCCCTGATTGATTTGGCACTTCTTATTTACTGGATCATTGGCATCAAATGAATGAAAGCAATGAGATTGCGTggaatagtagattggattgaTAGAGGGATAggtgtacatatatataggggGGAGGAGATCTTGAGGTTTATAGAAACAGGACCAATCAAGATCTCCTCATATCCCTCCAACCAACCCGGGCAGGCCAGCGCTAAATGCCTGGGCTCAGGCCCAACATACACACGCATACATGACATATATACTGTAACAATGAATAATCTAATTCtttcatccaaaaaaaaatgaaaaaatctAATTACCTTATGTTAATTTCTGACAGGTGAAAAATCCGCAAAGAGATCTGCCACTGGGAATCGGAACAGCATTGTCGATTTGCTGTTCCTTGTACATGCTGGTTTCAGTTGTTATTGTTGGTCTGGTACCATACTTTGCTATGGACCCAGATACCCCTATCTCATCAGCCTTCGAGAGACATGGAATGCACTGGGCAATGTAAGGACTGCTTCCTTTTTCACCATGGATGATCTGGTGTGCAACTGTGCATCCCACTGAGACTGTTCCTGTGCTTGTATTGTTATAGGTACCTTGTAACAACTGGTGCCGTTCTTGCCCTCTGTTCAACCTTGATGGGATCTATATTGCCACAGGTACTGACATATCTTAGTCAATGaatcattcatttttttttctgcaatTCTGGTCAATGGAAAATGAGCCAACTGTATAAGACCTGCTTTAAATGATTAACTGTATATTACCTTCGTATTCTGCAATCTGCACCCTTTCTAGACAACATCTGAAGAATATTGGCATATGATCTGGATATAGATTATCAGTTCTGCTTTATTTGTTCTCTCAACCAGCATATGTATGACAACTTCGTTTTATGCTGCTATGGATATTTATACTTCCACATGTTACTTCCCTCACAGCCAAGAATATTGATGGCCATGGCACGAGATGGCCTGTTACCATCATTCTTCTCTGATGTCCACAAGACGACACAAGTTCCAGTCAAAAGCACAATTGTGACTGGCATCTGTGCAGCTTCTCTCGCTTTCTTCATGGATGTCTCTCAACTGGCTGGAATGGTATGGATTTACAAATCACTAAAACATGTTATTCGGGCTTATATATGTACTTCATCTGAGGTTAATTTAGTGAATGAACCTTCGCCCCAGAGAATGGGGAGAACATGGCAGAGATCATAGTAATGTATGCATGTGCCTGTGTAGGCATTAGTAaagaatgtagcttgaagctaaAAGGGTTTGTTTTTGGTTGCAGGTCAGTGTAGGCACGCTCCTCGCATTCACTATAGTTGCTGTGTCCATCTTGATTCTCAGGTATGTTCCTCCAGATGAGGTACCTCTGCCATCTTCCCTGCATTCATCATTCCGTTTGAGCCAAGGAAATGATGAGGAAAAGCTGAGGGATACTCTTGGAGATGAGGATCATGAACAAGAGGCATCTGAAATTAGCGATGTTGTTGTAGTAGAATCAGTTAAGGACCCCCTTATTGAGAAGCAGCTGTACGCAAGTATGTATGGGAAACTGCATGTCTGACTTAATATGCTCTAAATTTCTATTTCAGTTAAGGTAGCTAATAAACCTGCCTGGTGATTTTTAGGCAAGCTGGATGAGACAAAGCGGCGCAAGATCGCTGCTTGCAGCATTGCAGCTGTCTGCATAGGAGTTCTGGTCCTCACAACTTCAGCCTCGGCTACATTCTTGCCCTTGTAAGTACCAACTACTCAGCTTATTATGCTAACTCCCACAGTAAACTATCCTGCATACAAGCAAAACACTCAACAATCTAACATATGCCCATGTCAGCCTGGTGAGATGCTTCGTTTGCGCTTTTGGTGGCCTACTCCTCCTAACTGGTCTGGGCGTGCTCTGCTGGATCGACCAAGATGATGGGAGACACTCCTTTGGCCATTCTGGAGGTACTTTGTCACAGCACACTTGGCCACTCTCTGGCTAGAGATCATATTTGTAAATTTACTTGGCCTTTACAtatcttgctgctgctgctgctgcaggattCATCTGCCCATTCGTTCCGTTGCTGCCAGTGATGTGTATTCTGATAAACACATACTTGTTGATCAACCTTGGGTGAGTGTCTGATCCTTTCCAACTTGTCAACTACATGTTCAGAATCGATACATGGTTTCACATGTCTGAACTTGTTGATTCACCCTTGCCTTACTTCAGTGGCGGCACATGGATGCGAGTGGGGGTGTGGCTGGTGATGGGGGTGTTCGTGTACATCTTCTACGGTCGCAGCCACAGCTCATTGACGGACGTTGTGTACGTCCCTGTGGTTCAGGCGAACGAGATATACgggtcatcatcttcttcaggtTTTGTGGC harbors:
- the LOC117849921 gene encoding cationic amino acid transporter 2, vacuolar codes for the protein MGGGVRALMRRKQVDSERARPGGSSHQLRKELSVIQLVTIGVGSTIGAGVYVLVGTVAREHSGPALTLSFLIAGIAAALSAFCYAELASRCPSAGSAYHYSYICVGEGVAWLIGWALILEYTIGGSAVARGISPNLALFFGGSDSLPWILARHEIPWLDVVVDPCAAFLVFLVTGLLCVGIKESSFVQGVVTVLNCFVMLFVIIAGSYIGFQTGWVGYKVAGGFFPYGANGMLAGSATVFFAYIGFDSVASTAEEVKNPQRDLPLGIGTALSICCSLYMLVSVVIVGLVPYFAMDPDTPISSAFERHGMHWAMYLVTTGAVLALCSTLMGSILPQPRILMAMARDGLLPSFFSDVHKTTQVPVKSTIVTGICAASLAFFMDVSQLAGMVSVGTLLAFTIVAVSILILRYVPPDEVPLPSSLHSSFRLSQGNDEEKLRDTLGDEDHEQEASEISDVVVVESVKDPLIEKQLYASKLDETKRRKIAACSIAAVCIGVLVLTTSASATFLPFLVRCFVCAFGGLLLLTGLGVLCWIDQDDGRHSFGHSGGFICPFVPLLPVMCILINTYLLINLGGGTWMRVGVWLVMGVFVYIFYGRSHSSLTDVVYVPVVQANEIYGSSSSSGFVA